One genomic window of Cydia fagiglandana chromosome 20, ilCydFagi1.1, whole genome shotgun sequence includes the following:
- the LOC134674684 gene encoding dnaJ homolog subfamily C member 30, mitochondrial-like — MLRQNNTRLVKNVVRMLHNSSVAYANHYEVLGVTPRSTQNDIKSAYYKLSKLYHPDRSSDDASAKKFRAISEAYEVLGNVKLKKMYDKGLLTRESPHSHTDYRPEPEPTDPTLKFYKSRASRHVTPTMDGKVPIYDFDAWSKNHYGDVFKKSQYDKEMLRKKREKQMDAVHSNRQEATIYILFALTGLFFALVLRGQSDYDVDRTRKIETIQSSTEDKTESS; from the exons ATGCTTAGACAAAATAACACAAGATTAGTCAAAAACGTCGTGAGAATGTTGCACAACTCGTCCGTGGCTTATGCTAACCATTATGAAGTCCTAGGAGTCACACCAAGGTCTACACAGAATGATATAAAGTCAGCATATTACAAATTGTCAAAATTATATCACCCAGACAGATCAAGC GATGATGCATCAGCTAAGAAATTTCGAGCAATATCAGAGGCATATGAAGTATTAGGAAATGTAAAATTGAAGAAAATGTATGACAAGG GTTTATTGACACGAGAGAGTCCCCACAGTCACACAGACTACCGCCCTGAGCCTGAACCAACAGACCCTACCCTAAAGTTCTACAAGTCCAGAGCTTCAAGACACGTCACTCCTACTATGGATGGGAAAGTACCAATTTACGACTTTGATGCCTG GTCAAAAAACCATTATGGAGATGTGTTCAAAAAATCACAATATGATAAAGAAATGTTGAGGAAGAAACGGGAGAAGCAAATGGATGCAGTGCATTCCAACCGTCAAGAGGCGACTATTTATATTCTGTTTGCACTCACAGGGCTCTTCTTCGCACTGGTGCTCCGCGGGCAGTCAGATTATGATGTGGACAGGACGCGCAAAATAGAAACTATACAAAGTAGCACCGAGGACAAAACTGAGTCTTCATAG